The Sporomusaceae bacterium genomic sequence AGCAGCAGGGTATGCAGTCGCAGGCGGGACAGGGCCAACAGGCGCAGGCGGGCGGGCAGAGCGGCGCGCAGGCCACTTCGCTGACAGGGTCGGCGCAGGCCAGCCAGGCGGACGCGATGCTGTGCAAGGACATGCTGATGACGGAGAAGTATGTTTCGGGGGCGTACGATACGGCGATTTTCGAGTTTGCGGACGCGAGCGTGCGCCAGACGCTGAACCATATCCAGAAGGAGGAGCAACAGCACGGCGAGGGTATCTATAATTACCTGAGCAGCCACGGGATGTACAGTACGCAGTGACGCAAAAACCCGGCGGTGTACCGCCGGGTTTTCTGTCGGGGCGGCGTTGGCCGGCGACAAAAAGGTTTCACAGTTTTTTCACAGTTTTCTTATGGTTTTCTTATAGTTATCCGGGCCGCGAGGTGATAAAATCTTACTATGTTCCGGGCAGGTGCGCAGTGACGCCACGCCGCGCTGCGCAGGCGCCGAGCGCACTTTGCCCAGGGTTTTGTTTCAGGAGGTGCCGTTGTTGTATCAGCTAATGCGTAAAGTCCATCTGTGGGTCGGGCTCATCCTGGCCGTGGTTTTGCTTGTCGAGGCTATGACGGGATTGATATTGGCTGAGCCGGAGTGGTTCGGCGAGGTGAAGCAGAAGCCGCCGGGCCTGGAGCGGCAGGCTGCGCCCGCTGGCGGGCAGGGACAGGCGGAGCCGGAGCGGCCGAAGAGCGCTCCCACGCTCTATGGTTTGGCGAAGG encodes the following:
- a CDS encoding spore coat protein yields the protein MTLQLTQKEQQLLQDQTTHEKVCIQKYRQYAAKAGDAQLKQLFTSFAQQEQQHLDTINSLLNGQAPSMSQQGQGQQSQQQGMQSQAGQGQQAQAGGQSGAQATSLTGSAQASQADAMLCKDMLMTEKYVSGAYDTAIFEFADASVRQTLNHIQKEEQQHGEGIYNYLSSHGMYSTQ
- a CDS encoding PepSY domain-containing protein, whose protein sequence is MYQLMRKVHLWVGLILAVVLLVEAMTGLILAEPEWFGEVKQKPPGLERQAAPAGGQGQAEPERPKSAPTLYGLAKGLHQGKVGSIDLAWVVDLSAVGLVALTLTGVYLAVPVLRPRARRR